A single region of the Gracilibacillus caseinilyticus genome encodes:
- a CDS encoding DUF3889 domain-containing protein produces MHSYYFGYPSYPHSYMMRQQMISGTATWTNGGNITKCGLPWSYNQYMTVAVSSNSTFQCGQTLKVTNPQNGRQVIVTVVDTVPNVPATQLNLHHRAFQALASPSVGVLSVQFQPSPDVEQEKWGKYLLEVTQTAYPNYNVTDYGFVERTSLTNDQVKEVYDFYLTNGQEQLTVRGTVVYNPMTNRVVSFGITEL; encoded by the coding sequence ATGCATTCCTATTATTTCGGCTATCCGTCCTATCCGCATTCATATATGATGAGGCAGCAAATGATTAGTGGTACAGCGACTTGGACAAATGGTGGCAATATTACGAAGTGTGGGTTACCGTGGTCTTATAATCAATATATGACAGTAGCGGTAAGCAGTAATTCTACTTTTCAATGTGGTCAGACGCTTAAAGTGACAAATCCGCAAAATGGCAGACAAGTGATCGTGACGGTGGTGGACACCGTACCGAATGTACCGGCAACACAATTAAATTTGCATCATAGAGCATTCCAGGCATTGGCGAGTCCAAGTGTCGGTGTGCTTTCTGTGCAATTTCAACCATCCCCAGACGTCGAACAGGAAAAATGGGGAAAGTATTTATTAGAGGTAACACAAACTGCATATCCGAATTATAATGTGACCGATTATGGATTTGTGGAAAGAACGTCCTTAACCAACGATCAAGTAAAAGAAGTGTACGATTTTTATCTTACTAATGGTCAGGAGCAACTAACGGTGAGAGGAACGGTCGTTTACAATCCAATGACAAATCGTGTGGTTTCGTTTGGAATTACGGAACTATAG
- a CDS encoding lmo0954 family membrane protein encodes MRTFLLVSLAVIAAIILLANLGPMIMLLISLVIAYYGVKKFITADTTGSKVGWGIVILIGVSMSISNIPALIGVVAMVVLYYTYKKWKQEKEYEDYLEWDKL; translated from the coding sequence ATGAGAACATTTCTACTCGTTAGTTTAGCGGTGATTGCTGCAATCATCTTACTAGCCAATCTTGGTCCGATGATTATGTTATTGATCAGTCTGGTCATTGCCTATTACGGAGTGAAAAAATTTATCACGGCTGACACAACCGGTTCGAAAGTAGGATGGGGCATTGTTATCCTGATCGGTGTATCGATGTCGATTTCAAATATCCCAGCTTTAATTGGTGTCGTTGCAATGGTTGTGCTGTATTACACATATAAAAAATGGAAGCAAGAGAAAGAATACGAAGATTACTTAGAGTGGGACAAGCTGTAA
- a CDS encoding PspA/IM30 family protein — protein sequence MANLFSRIKDSVMADLHEAMDRKEEKNPIAHVNQYIRECEQEVKKIKRLVEKQYEIKHDIAKELSQAKTMVEKRKRQIQLAEEMQEAELAKEAQVELDQFEARVVQLNEMSDKSIQDLETLESKYVQMKQKLKDLYVKRLELRSRENIARTKQGMNKVLETELVSKSVSKFAELESYIERIEQRVQTEHRLHTLDARFQELEKRATTSN from the coding sequence ATGGCAAACTTATTTTCACGTATTAAAGACTCAGTGATGGCAGACTTACACGAAGCAATGGATCGTAAGGAAGAGAAAAATCCAATCGCACATGTGAACCAGTATATTCGCGAATGTGAGCAGGAAGTAAAGAAAATTAAGCGATTAGTAGAAAAACAATATGAGATTAAACACGATATCGCCAAAGAATTGTCGCAGGCAAAAACGATGGTCGAAAAACGTAAACGCCAAATCCAATTAGCAGAAGAAATGCAGGAAGCAGAATTAGCAAAAGAAGCACAGGTAGAATTGGACCAATTCGAAGCACGTGTTGTACAGCTGAACGAAATGTCAGATAAATCCATTCAAGATCTGGAAACACTTGAATCAAAATATGTGCAAATGAAACAAAAATTAAAAGATCTTTATGTGAAGCGTCTTGAATTACGAAGCAGAGAAAATATTGCCCGTACGAAACAAGGCATGAACAAAGTACTCGAAACAGAGCTAGTCTCCAAAAGTGTATCAAAATTCGCAGAGCTCGAAAGCTATATTGAGCGGATCGAACAACGTGTTCAAACAGAGCACCGCCTGCACACTCTGGATGCCCGATTTCAAGAATTAGAAAAAAGAGCTACAACTTCTAACTAA
- the liaF gene encoding cell wall-active antibiotics response protein LiaF has translation MSKKTGYDLLQILLIIGALFLLIELIFIDVGLLFLIAIGAVGIYFGRRSFKSTTGKTIFWGGIFFVIIAILQTFAIRFFIFAIIIYFVWQWYQQKQKENQELPQFIDITEETLYEDQMIQNKWFGKYQTTKNGFSWQDLNIQSGIGDIQVDLNNTMLPNEENVMVIRHFAGKIEVIVPYDVEVTIDHSVIFGDIHAFDHQKKNVFNRHVQLQTKGYRQSRQKVKIYTQMIVGKLEVRRG, from the coding sequence ATGTCAAAAAAGACAGGCTATGATTTATTGCAAATATTATTAATCATAGGTGCGCTATTTTTGTTAATTGAATTAATCTTTATCGATGTAGGTCTACTTTTCTTGATCGCAATTGGAGCGGTGGGGATTTATTTTGGCAGACGATCCTTCAAGAGTACAACTGGCAAGACGATTTTCTGGGGTGGCATATTTTTTGTTATTATTGCGATCTTGCAGACGTTTGCGATACGTTTCTTTATTTTTGCAATTATAATCTATTTTGTATGGCAATGGTATCAGCAAAAGCAAAAAGAAAATCAGGAACTGCCACAATTCATTGATATCACCGAAGAGACGTTATACGAAGACCAGATGATTCAAAACAAATGGTTCGGTAAGTACCAGACAACGAAGAACGGTTTCTCCTGGCAGGATTTGAACATCCAGTCTGGAATTGGTGATATTCAGGTGGATTTAAATAATACGATGCTCCCAAATGAAGAGAATGTTATGGTAATTCGTCACTTTGCTGGAAAAATTGAAGTGATTGTACCGTATGATGTCGAAGTCACGATTGATCATTCTGTCATTTTCGGTGACATCCATGCCTTTGATCATCAGAAGAAAAATGTTTTCAATCGTCATGTTCAGCTGCAAACAAAAGGCTATCGCCAATCTCGCCAAAAAGTGAAAATCTATACACAGATGATCGTCGGAAAGCTTGAGGTGAGAAGAGGATGA
- a CDS encoding sensor histidine kinase, which produces MKLYTRMIATTTSLAFLLLLILTVFYYLAFPINNWQLLWTHKVMEIPVVLMMPVVTILFGIVMGIIIAAVWQRRIHFIENSLHRVLNNQSVADPVSYEEMTDVLSRLQEVQQYIQDQTKRTQKLIEERATAQEETINQVVSEERNRLARELHDSVSQELFAASMLVSAVLAANIEQDEKTTKQLHQIEAMIQQAQLEMRALLLHLRPVLLKDKTLNEGMEQLLEELHAKVPMDIIWRLETIEVNKGIEDQLFRILQEAISNALRHAKASLIEVLLMERDDFLILRISDNGIGFDIEEKQHNSYGLTNMYERAAEIGARLNIVSLQNEGTKIEIRVPLMSEEGE; this is translated from the coding sequence ATGAAGTTATACACCAGAATGATCGCGACGACCACTTCACTCGCTTTTCTCCTGCTTCTGATTTTAACCGTCTTTTATTATTTAGCTTTTCCAATTAATAATTGGCAACTGCTCTGGACACATAAAGTGATGGAAATTCCAGTTGTACTGATGATGCCAGTTGTCACGATCTTGTTTGGTATTGTCATGGGTATTATTATCGCCGCGGTTTGGCAACGTCGCATTCATTTTATCGAAAATAGTTTGCATCGTGTATTAAATAACCAGTCAGTTGCCGATCCTGTATCCTATGAGGAAATGACGGATGTATTAAGTCGATTGCAAGAAGTGCAGCAATACATTCAGGATCAAACCAAACGGACACAAAAATTGATTGAGGAACGAGCGACGGCACAGGAAGAAACGATTAATCAAGTCGTTTCCGAGGAACGAAATCGTCTGGCAAGGGAACTGCACGACTCCGTCAGTCAAGAACTGTTTGCTGCGTCAATGCTGGTATCGGCTGTGCTTGCAGCCAATATCGAGCAAGATGAAAAAACAACGAAACAATTACACCAGATCGAAGCGATGATTCAGCAGGCTCAACTGGAAATGCGTGCACTACTGTTGCATTTACGACCAGTTTTGTTAAAAGATAAAACATTGAATGAGGGAATGGAGCAATTACTTGAAGAACTCCATGCCAAGGTGCCAATGGATATTATTTGGCGATTAGAAACAATTGAAGTGAACAAAGGGATTGAAGACCAGCTGTTTCGGATTTTGCAAGAAGCTATTTCCAACGCATTACGCCATGCGAAGGCTTCATTAATCGAAGTATTATTAATGGAACGGGATGATTTTCTCATTTTACGAATTTCGGATAACGGAATCGGATTCGATATAGAGGAAAAACAACATAACTCCTATGGTCTTACCAATATGTATGAGCGTG